Genomic segment of Bacteroidota bacterium:
CCTACCAACAGCAACCAAGCAATAATCTCCTTTCAATTCTACTTTTTCTCCAGCTTTGTTTTCTGCGGTGACGGTCACTTCATTGCCATTCACTGTCGCACCGGTAACCTTGGTGGAAATTAGGAATTCCATTCCCTGTTTTCTCAATATCCGCAATAGCTCTTTGCTGATTTCTTCATCCATAGAAGGAACAATCTTGTCGAGAAACTCAACCACTGTCACCTTTGAACCCAAGCGCATATAAACAGAACCTAATTCTACACCAATTATCCCACCGCCAATGATGACTAAGTGCTCTGGAATCTCGGTCAAAGTCAGGGCCTCTGTGGAGGTGATGATTCTCTTTTTGTCAACCGTAATAAATGGAAGTTGGGTAGGTTTACTACCCGTAGCTATAATAGTTTTCTCCGTTTCGATTTCTGTTTTTTCACCTTTAGTGTTGGTGATCGAAATTTTATTGGCAGAAGCAAAAGAACCGATTCCTTTATAGGCATCTATCTTATTCTTTCTCATCAGGAAACCAATGCCGTCGTTGTTTTGACGAACCACATCTGTCTTCCGTTTTATCATTTGTGCAAAATCAATTTCGATTCCTTTCACATTCAATCCATGCTCTTTGAATTTGTGCATGGCTGCTTCGTAATGTTCCGATGAATCAAGCAGCGCTTTGGAAGGAATACATCCTACATTTGTACAAGTGCCCCCCAACACATCATATTTCTCAATGATAGCTACCTTCATACCTAATTGCGCACAGCGAATAGCTGCTACATACCCTCCGGGACCGGAGCCGATAACAACGACGTTATATTTTGACATCAAAAATGGTTTATAGTTCTAATAACAAATCAACAGGGTCTGCGCCAAGGAGCATTTTGTAAGGGTTTTCTAGGAAATCCTTTACAGCTACCAAGAAACTGACACTTTCTTTTCCATCAATAATCCGGTGATCATAAGATAGCGCCAAATACATCATCGGACGAATCTCTACCCGGCCAGCTATCGCAACGGGCCTGTCTTCTACCTTGTGCATTCCAAGTATTGCAGATTGTGGCGGGTTGATAATAGGGGTGGACATCAATGAACCGAAAACACCGCCGTTGGATATAGTGAAAGTGCCAC
This window contains:
- the lpdA gene encoding dihydrolipoyl dehydrogenase; translation: MSKYNVVVIGSGPGGYVAAIRCAQLGMKVAIIEKYDVLGGTCTNVGCIPSKALLDSSEHYEAAMHKFKEHGLNVKGIEIDFAQMIKRKTDVVRQNNDGIGFLMRKNKIDAYKGIGSFASANKISITNTKGEKTEIETEKTIIATGSKPTQLPFITVDKKRIITSTEALTLTEIPEHLVIIGGGIIGVELGSVYMRLGSKVTVVEFLDKIVPSMDEEISKELLRILRKQGMEFLISTKVTGATVNGNEVTVTAENKAGEKVELKGDYCLVAVGRVPYTAGLDLDKAGLKADEKGRIPVNEQLETSVPGIYAVGDVIQGAMLAHKAEEEGIFVAETIAGQKPHINYNMIPGVAYTWPEAASVGATEKELKDKGIEYKTGKFQFRALGRSRASGDIDGFVKILASKETDEILGVHIVGARAADLIIEGVVAMEYRASAEDIARMSHPHPTYTEAFKEACLMATDNRSIHS